Below is a window of Lacrimispora xylanolytica DNA.
AAAACAGGAAACGCCATAACTCCAGACAATATATTTAAGGTGCGCATTCTTTTATAGACGTTTTTATAATTATCCTCACCTAAATATTCTTCTAAAAGAATACACTGTTCGTCAAAGGCATCCCGTTTCTTTACAGGCAATTCATTTAAGCTGATATGCTTATGCAGTATGTCTAATTGCTCGCTAAAGTGTAATACATTTCCTACTTCTCTACCAATGTTCATAAATAAATTCCTTTCTTACTATTTATAGCATAGTCCAAAATAAACCTCTTATATTATACCATAATTTTCTACTTTTCGCTCTATGTCAATTGGAAAAATCGTTCCTACGAAGATATTTTTCTTAAGTTAATACCTTAGGATATGGATTATCTGCCAATCTGATGCTTGAATTTTTTATAACTATCCATATTAAGCCTTGAGAAATTACATTTTTGATATTACAGTAGAACTAACTGAATATTACAATATTCATATTTCACGTCCTAATACAGGCTGGTCTTATTGCTTTATCTTTTCTGTAACCTGTGATTAACCGCAACAACTATAACAGGATTTGCATTGAGTTCTCATGTAGGATAGCTTTAAAGGAGGAATCAAAAATGAATATATTAGCTCATTTCAATGAAGCTATGGATTATATTGAAAAAAACTTGATGTGTGATATTGAGCCAAGCCAGATTTCACACATAGCTGGTTGTTCGGAATACCATTTTCGCAGAATGTTTTCTTTTCTGGCAGGAATGCCCTTAGGAGAATACATTCGCCGCAGACGGTTGTCAACCGCAGGTATTCTGCTACAGACCAAACCAATCAAAATCATTGATTTAGCTTTACAGCTTGGATATGAATCACCGGAAGCTTTTAGCAAGGCTTTCTTAGCAATGCATGGTGTTACTCCATCTCAGGCAAAAAAAGAAAATACCAGCCTGAAAGTGTTTCCCGCAATGACATTTCAATTAACAATAAGAGGTGGAATAGAGATGAATTACCGTATCATAGAGAAGAATGAATTTTATATCGTCGGATTTAAGAAAAGGATTACGATGAAGTTTAAAGGCATCAATCCACAGATGGACTCAATCGTAGAGAAATTAACTCCACAAGTAATCGCAGAGCTAAAAGGCTTAAGCGATGTAGAGCCAAAAGGTATTCTTAGTGTATCAGCCAATTTTGAGGAGCGGACCACAGAAGACTCCCAGCTTGATCAATATATTGGCGTAGCAGCTTCGAAAGCAGGATCAAGCGGATACGACATCCTTCCTATTGCTGCTTCAACCTGGGCGGTGTTTAACGTGGTTGGTATATTTCCTGATGCCATACAGGAAACCTGGTCTAAAATATATGCCGAGTGGTTCCCGGCATCCGGTTATGAAATGACCGGAGGACCTGAATTATTATGGAATGAGAGTCCTGATACCAGCAGAACCGATTATAAAAGCGAGATCTGGATTCCTGTCCGCAGGATTGAATTCTAATATTTATTAGTTCGACTCCATACATCTATAGGAAATCTCCTAACCCCTTGATGCACAACGATTCATGCTAGGGAGGTGACTCCTATAGATGTATTTATTGGGAACCGATATTGATATGAATTTACACAGGTATCTCTATGGTAACGATTGCCCCTTGTTTCGTCTTATTATTTTCCAGAATAAGCCGGCCACCATGCTGTATGGCCACAGAGTCCGCCACATAAAGTCCAATTCCATAATGAGATTTTGAATTGCGGCTTTGATCATCCATATAGAATTGAGTCGTAGCATATTTTAGTGCTTCTGGAGAGAAGCCAGTTCCTGTATCCCGGATCGAAAATCTTAGGTAACCGTTCTCCTCCTCAGTCATAAAGGTAATATTCCCACCAGAAGGAGTGTATTCTGTTGCGTTTGCCAAAACATTACTTAATGCTCTCATTAACAGGTTTGGGTCTATTGTAATGTTTGGGATTGTATGGTTGGTTTCCCATACTAACTGAATATCCTTCCCCATACATAATCC
It encodes the following:
- a CDS encoding DUF6097 family protein, with product MNIGREVGNVLHFSEQLDILHKHISLNELPVKKRDAFDEQCILLEEYLGEDNYKNVYKRMRTLNILSGVMAFPVLLLIVGVIVYSKLNEEVNIFAFILENTFLWIGAGVLLALILIVSLLFYITKNKLYNKIYPELKHKLNIK
- a CDS encoding AraC family transcriptional regulator, yielding MNILAHFNEAMDYIEKNLMCDIEPSQISHIAGCSEYHFRRMFSFLAGMPLGEYIRRRRLSTAGILLQTKPIKIIDLALQLGYESPEAFSKAFLAMHGVTPSQAKKENTSLKVFPAMTFQLTIRGGIEMNYRIIEKNEFYIVGFKKRITMKFKGINPQMDSIVEKLTPQVIAELKGLSDVEPKGILSVSANFEERTTEDSQLDQYIGVAASKAGSSGYDILPIAASTWAVFNVVGIFPDAIQETWSKIYAEWFPASGYEMTGGPELLWNESPDTSRTDYKSEIWIPVRRIEF